A stretch of the Rhodothermales bacterium genome encodes the following:
- the idi gene encoding isopentenyl-diphosphate Delta-isomerase, with translation MNKDRVILVDENDRERGTGDKELVHVTGELHRAFSVFLIDAQGRHVIQRRALDKYHTAGLYSNACCSHPAPGETTSEAVRRRLMEELGMQCDVRPVLHMRYRCELENGLIEHEYDHVFVGTCSRTWTPNPDEVAEVAVLEEPELLTWMADDPTAFTPWFRLALPEVIQLLGNPGTIRSPRLDIQADGTVAAFLPVARRSDP, from the coding sequence GTGAACAAGGACCGAGTCATATTGGTGGATGAAAACGATCGTGAACGGGGCACAGGCGACAAGGAGCTTGTGCACGTGACGGGTGAGCTCCATCGGGCTTTTTCGGTATTCCTGATCGACGCACAGGGACGCCATGTCATCCAGAGGAGAGCGTTGGATAAATATCATACGGCCGGTCTGTATTCGAATGCCTGCTGCTCGCATCCGGCTCCCGGAGAAACCACGTCAGAGGCCGTGCGTCGGCGTCTCATGGAAGAGTTGGGTATGCAATGTGACGTGCGTCCGGTGCTGCACATGCGATACCGATGCGAATTGGAAAATGGACTCATCGAGCATGAATACGATCATGTCTTCGTGGGTACGTGCTCTCGGACCTGGACGCCCAACCCCGATGAAGTGGCCGAGGTGGCCGTACTGGAAGAACCCGAGCTGCTGACGTGGATGGCTGACGACCCGACCGCCTTCACGCCCTGGTTCCGGTTGGCTCTTCCTGAGGTCATCCAGCTGTTGGGAAATCCAGGGACGATCCGATCGCCCAGACTGGATATCCAGGCCGACGGTACGGTGGCAGCATTCCTGCCGGTAGCCCGCAGGTCAGACCCATGA
- a CDS encoding glycosyltransferase, producing the protein MMAPDSTLDWMALVAVVVFLVVLFNTLANVVYLRRQRRLTASGPLPSVAVLVPARNEERNVGRLVESVLAQDYPSLSLHVYDDQSEDRTSQILAAYDDVRLRVMHGDGPPPGWMGKVHALYRLTRGVREDVFLFLDADTELTDPKALRRMVARFQGMDLEVGTGVTGLKGGGTLLVSLIGSIILSAMPWWVGKRIPASSMAGVNGQCWMVRASVYRTFEPHDHVRGQVLEDIHIGRYLHRQGVRPVLMDVQHDVLVHMYANLEEAWSGFRKNAYDIAGGSPVRLVVGLAVYVTGLLVLPIMYPVLLLPLFGIKWVTDRFLGVPLRITLAAPVSWVLGAAVLIHSAWANWTGTNEWKGRILTRQSG; encoded by the coding sequence ATGATGGCCCCCGATTCGACTCTGGACTGGATGGCCCTCGTGGCGGTTGTCGTATTCCTGGTCGTGCTTTTCAACACGCTTGCCAACGTAGTATATCTGCGTCGCCAACGTCGTTTAACGGCGAGTGGACCCTTGCCGAGCGTGGCCGTCCTCGTGCCGGCCCGCAATGAAGAACGGAACGTGGGTCGCTTGGTGGAGTCGGTCCTGGCCCAGGATTATCCCTCCCTGTCGTTGCACGTGTACGATGATCAGTCCGAGGACCGAACATCACAGATTCTTGCGGCATATGACGATGTCCGTCTGCGCGTCATGCACGGGGATGGTCCGCCCCCCGGATGGATGGGGAAAGTCCACGCGCTGTATCGGCTGACCCGGGGTGTACGGGAGGACGTATTTCTCTTCCTGGACGCAGACACGGAACTGACGGATCCGAAGGCGTTGAGGCGAATGGTGGCCCGGTTCCAGGGTATGGACCTTGAGGTAGGCACCGGCGTGACCGGCCTGAAAGGAGGGGGGACGTTGTTGGTGAGCCTCATTGGAAGCATCATCCTGTCTGCCATGCCCTGGTGGGTCGGGAAGCGGATTCCGGCGTCATCCATGGCCGGCGTCAATGGACAATGCTGGATGGTCCGTGCATCGGTGTACAGGACGTTCGAGCCGCATGACCATGTCCGTGGTCAAGTATTGGAAGACATCCACATCGGCCGGTACCTCCATCGTCAGGGCGTCCGACCCGTCTTGATGGATGTACAGCACGACGTGCTTGTGCACATGTACGCCAACCTTGAGGAAGCCTGGTCGGGTTTCCGGAAGAACGCGTACGACATCGCGGGTGGCTCTCCCGTGCGACTGGTGGTCGGATTGGCCGTCTACGTCACCGGTCTTCTTGTCCTGCCCATCATGTATCCGGTGTTGTTGCTTCCCCTTTTCGGCATAAAATGGGTGACCGACCGGTTTCTGGGTGTTCCACTCCGGATTACTTTGGCCGCGCCTGTTTCATGGGTCCTGGGAGCCGCCGTGCTCATACATTCGGCGTGGGCCAATTGGACCGGAACGAACGAGTGGAAAGGGCGGATCCTGACGCGTCAGTCCGGGTGA